In one window of Campylobacter hepaticus DNA:
- the ruvX gene encoding Holliday junction resolvase RuvX codes for MKVLALDVGLKRIGVALCVDKKIALPLDAVLRKNRYQAANEIKALIQLYDISLLIVGIPKGGSSQEEMTKRIKHFISLLDFKKEICFVDESGTSKAALELGVVNTRKKDGKLDSLAALLMIKDYFAL; via the coding sequence ATGAAGGTTTTAGCTTTAGATGTGGGTTTAAAACGTATAGGTGTGGCACTTTGTGTGGATAAAAAAATTGCTCTACCTTTAGATGCAGTGTTAAGAAAGAATCGTTATCAGGCTGCTAATGAAATAAAAGCTTTGATTCAATTATATGATATTTCTTTGCTTATAGTAGGTATTCCAAAAGGAGGATCAAGTCAAGAAGAAATGACAAAGCGTATTAAACATTTTATATCTTTGCTTGATTTTAAAAAAGAAATTTGTTTTGTTGATGAGAGTGGAACTAGCAAAGCTGCTTTAGAATTGGGTGTGGTAAATACTCGTAAAAAAGATGGAAAATTAGATTCTTTAGCTGCTTTGCTTATGATAAAGGATTATTTTGCTCTCTAG
- a CDS encoding RsmB/NOP family class I SAM-dependent RNA methyltransferase, which produces MLSRIRKLYTKEEFENLLSSFEEEKNICIFLNTLVSNAKILEDEFLKQGLKFRKINAYCYLFQAKDKSILSSMKAFKEYNFYIQNYASYLCALNLDIQEGQSVLDMCAAPGGKSINLANFTQNKAHLVCNEVNKDRFFTLQKNLKNYRVNAKIYMKDGKSIGNLCPLRFDKILLDAPCSTLSKIGFELEKNYKEIKNISKLQKKLLHSALKALKIGGELVYSTCTFTKEENEEVIENALRSEFNIELLDINLENAKAKDAKSNEFSTMIKCKRILPSIDYDGFFIAKLRKLS; this is translated from the coding sequence TTGCTCTCTAGAATCAGAAAGCTTTACACTAAAGAGGAGTTTGAAAATCTTTTGTCTTCTTTTGAAGAAGAAAAAAATATTTGTATTTTTTTAAATACTTTAGTTTCTAACGCTAAAATTTTAGAAGATGAATTTTTAAAACAAGGTTTAAAATTTCGTAAAATAAATGCTTATTGTTATTTGTTTCAAGCTAAAGATAAAAGTATTTTAAGTTCTATGAAGGCTTTTAAAGAATATAATTTTTATATACAAAATTATGCCTCTTATTTATGTGCTTTAAATTTAGATATTCAAGAAGGTCAAAGTGTACTTGATATGTGTGCTGCTCCTGGTGGAAAAAGTATCAACCTGGCTAATTTTACACAAAATAAAGCTCATTTAGTTTGTAATGAGGTAAATAAAGATAGGTTTTTTACGCTTCAAAAAAATCTTAAAAATTATAGAGTAAATGCTAAAATTTATATGAAAGATGGTAAAAGCATTGGTAATTTATGTCCTTTAAGATTTGATAAAATTTTGCTTGATGCACCTTGTTCAACACTTTCTAAAATAGGCTTTGAATTAGAAAAAAATTATAAAGAGATAAAAAATATTTCTAAATTACAAAAAAAGCTTTTACACTCAGCTTTAAAAGCTTTAAAAATAGGTGGAGAGCTTGTATATAGTACTTGTACTTTTACTAAAGAAGAAAATGAAGAAGTAATAGAAAATGCATTAAGAAGTGAATTTAATATAGAGCTTTTAGATATTAATTTAGAAAATGCAAAAGCTAAAGATGCCAAAAGTAATGAATTTAGTACAATGATAAAATGTAAACGTATTTTACCAAGTATAGATTATGATGGATTTTTTATAGCTAAACTTAGAAAATTAAGTTAA